From Candidatus Xianfuyuplasma coldseepsis:
TACTATTTGCGTATGAGTTTATCTTTAATCAAGCGGTAGAAAATATTACCGTTTCTTGTGAGGATGCCTATAATGGTACATTGAATGAAATGACTGTGATTTGTGATGTACAGGACCCAGATTCATTAATCACAACGGATCATCCACTTGAACTGGTTCTATGGCATAACGATACATCAACTGAAATCATTTCATTACAGAACGGATCCAATACGTTCCTTTTTGACAATCTTGATTATGCTACAACGTATGAAATCGTTGTATCTGGATATACCTACATCGATGATACGTATGAATCGTATGCTTTTTATACTAATACATTTTATACCATTACCGAAGGATATAATGTTCCAGTTTTGTTGTACCAAGAAGAGACTATTGGCGATTTAGAATTTGGTTTTTCTGTTACGGTGAATGACCCCGATGAATTGACAAATGCCATTTATTATGAACTATACGATGATAACCAACTAACTGATGAAGGATCCATTGATTCTCTTGGTGCAATTCAACAGATTGATGGACTGAATGAATTAACAGCTTATCGTTTACTCCTGTACGTTGAATACATCGTCGATATCGACAACCATACGACTACGTTTGACATGTTAGAAACATTTGTTACTCTAGCGACACCTGAAGCACCCATTGCAACCATCAGCAATGTAACCAATGATAATGCTGAAATATCATTCTTATTGGACACGCTGGATAATGATGCGACAGATGTGTTCTATCGAGTTGAACTTCAAGATAGCGATCATAATGTGTTGGATTCTGTGGTTCCAGACACTTCAACAATCACGTTTGACGTATCGCTAATCACAGGTGACTTTACCATCAATGTAATTGCTAGTTACGATTATGATGGTGCTACATATACAGATAAAGTGTTGTATACGTATAGTGTCTACAACAACGAGTATGCAACATTTTTTAACATACCTACATTATCAAAAATTGATACATCAGCACCCTTAACAAACTACAATCAGTACAAAGATTACCTATATACCTATATTGATGAAGGAGTTACCTCGTTCACCATTACCTGTGAAGCTTCTTTGGACTGTACAACGCTGGTTGAACAAGACCCATTTAGTGATTTACCATTCTTGATCTCAGATGTCGTTCATCCATATCATAGCCTTAGTCAAATCGGTTTTTCGTATACCGATGAAGAGATTGATATTACAACAACATTGTCCTATACACAAGCAGAACGAGACGCGATTGATTCCCAAGTCAACACGATTCTGAACACAATCATTACAGAATCAATGACCCCTGAAGATCAAATACAAGCGGTTCATGATTACATCATCAACAATGCAGAGTATGATCAAACATGTTATGAAAACTCACAAACATGTGATAACGATCACAGCGCATTAGGTATTCTCTTTGATGGGAATGCTGTATGTGAAGGATATGCCCACTTGACAGATATCATGCTTCGTGCCTTACGGATAAAATCGTTCCGCATTTCATCTGAAACGCATCAATGGAATGCCGTGTATATTGATGATCAATGGTTGCATATGGATACGACCTGGGACGATCCAATTGTGGAACATGGCCCTGGTGTACTTCGCTATGATTATTACTTAATCACAACAATTGAGCTTCATGTACTGGATACAGAATCCCATACGTACGACACAACAATCATCAATTATATGAACTAAAAAAAGCCCAATGGGCTTTTTGTTTAGCGGTTATAAGTTCATAGATACACAAGCAACAATCATCACGATAATGATGAGTATTGCTCGTGTCATTTTTATTTCACTCTTTCTCTGGAATTAACCGAGTGAGATATCGTGATAGGATAACCCCGCCAACAAATAGTACAATAGCACCAATGAAGGAAACGATATTATCTCCCAAAAATTCCAACAAATGGGTGTAGATTGGTTCTTGTACATCATGCGTTGTCCCAGTTGCAGGATCATTAATTTCGAAGAACATCGCGATAACACTACCAGCGAGAAACCCGAAAATAGCAAAGTACGTTTGTTTGGGATAGTGTTGTAAGACATACTCAATAACCTTACTAAATCCAATTATACCAATAGCAGCACCAATCGTAAACGGGACGATCACACTGAGATGATAGGTTAGTTCTGAAAAATCAAGGATATTCCCAATGACGTTTGTGACAATCGCTGTATAATACCCTAGAACAATCAAAAGAGCAGATCCAGATACACCAGGAACGATCATCGTCATCGAAGCAGCCATTCCAAGTAGTACTAAAAGAATTATGTTAAAAAATGTAATATCGATGGTGGCAATC
This genomic window contains:
- a CDS encoding transglutaminase domain-containing protein; translated protein: MKTLKILLNALVLVVVVLFAYEFIFNQAVENITVSCEDAYNGTLNEMTVICDVQDPDSLITTDHPLELVLWHNDTSTEIISLQNGSNTFLFDNLDYATTYEIVVSGYTYIDDTYESYAFYTNTFYTITEGYNVPVLLYQEETIGDLEFGFSVTVNDPDELTNAIYYELYDDNQLTDEGSIDSLGAIQQIDGLNELTAYRLLLYVEYIVDIDNHTTTFDMLETFVTLATPEAPIATISNVTNDNAEISFLLDTLDNDATDVFYRVELQDSDHNVLDSVVPDTSTITFDVSLITGDFTINVIASYDYDGATYTDKVLYTYSVYNNEYATFFNIPTLSKIDTSAPLTNYNQYKDYLYTYIDEGVTSFTITCEASLDCTTLVEQDPFSDLPFLISDVVHPYHSLSQIGFSYTDEEIDITTTLSYTQAERDAIDSQVNTILNTIITESMTPEDQIQAVHDYIINNAEYDQTCYENSQTCDNDHSALGILFDGNAVCEGYAHLTDIMLRALRIKSFRISSETHQWNAVYIDDQWLHMDTTWDDPIVEHGPGVLRYDYYLITTIELHVLDTESHTYDTTIINYMN
- a CDS encoding DUF368 domain-containing protein — encoded protein: MEYLILMVKGFFVGIALIIPGLSGGTLAIYLGIYEKLLHAIGHIFSEMKQSLQFLIPLGVGMAIAIIGLANLLGYLIDINSLVVLLFFIGLLVGGMKDIYRQAIPKQHPIEATTILSGVVSFSLIIVLIVFGKLSDSTGIATIDITFFNIILLVLLGMAASMTMIVPGVSGSALLIVLGYYTAIVTNVIGNILDFSELTYHLSVIVPFTIGAAIGIIGFSKVIEYVLQHYPKQTYFAIFGFLAGSVIAMFFEINDPATGTTHDVQEPIYTHLLEFLGDNIVSFIGAIVLFVGGVILSRYLTRLIPEKE